Part of the Catalinimonas alkaloidigena genome is shown below.
GCGATCTTCAAAAAATTATGTATGGCTCCATCAGGCATGTTTTACAATTTCGGAGATTGCGGAGAAAGCGGCAGCGCCAATGGAGATATGACGCTGGCCTGGTTTGCCTCCAAGACTGGCAATAAGTCTTTTTTTGACGCCCACCTGTTTATGAATGAGCCGGAGACGATGGGAGAATTATCCCGCTTGGCAGGCATTTCTTTGGTGTGGATCGCCCAGTATGAAGAAAAAGGGGAGTTAGCTCTACCTACCGAATGGAAGGGCGACGGCCCAAATCCGGTGGTATTTTTTAGCGGTGGGGAGGATGACCCTAACCAATATTACTTTGGCGGTAAAGGAGGAAAAGGCGATATGAGTCACGGAAATCTGGACGCCGGCTCTTTTGTTTTTGAGCTGTATGGTGAGCGCTGGAGCATTGACCTGGGAAAATTTCATCATTATGGTGTGGTAGAGAGAACGGGCTTTGATCTTTGGTCTCGTTGTCAGGATTGTGACCGATGGAAACTGATCAATACCAATAATTTAGGGCATAGCACCATCTCTGTTGATAATAAACTTCACGCGGTTGATGGAAAAAGCAGTATTATAGACTTTAAGGCCGGCGAAAGGCCGGAAGCTACGCTGGATATGTCGCCTACTTTTGAAGGTCAACTAAAAAGCGCCTATCGTAAGTTTGTAAAAGATGGTCCCCTATCGCTGCTGATTGAAGATAATATTGAGGTACTGGAAGAAACGGAATGGGTCACCTGGCAATTGATGACGCAGGCGGATATTGAGTTATTTGCCGGTGGAGCTATTTTAAGGCAAGGGGGTAAAAAACTAAAACTTGAGATTCTTTCCCATCCTGAATTTACCCCCTCAGTGGTCTCCCTTAACCCGCCGCCCTTGTCTCTGGATTTAAAGAAGGAGGGGTTAAAAAAGCTGGAAATCAAATTCCCGGCCTGGGCCATAAAAGATGATGAATTAAACATAAGCGTTAGATTATCAGGGATGGATTGATAGAACCACAAAGGAGATTCCGGAGGGTTGGAGTCCGTTAAATATAAAATATATTGATTCCCGAAAAGTAAATATTCATGGATGCTGTAAAGTTAAGTTTATGCCTGATAATAAGTATTTTAATGATAGCGCTAATGCCCGCTCTTGTAAAAGGTCAGGAGGAGTTCGTTGTACACGGCGATTCTTCAGACTGGAATCTGGTATTCTCTGATCCGGGCACTGAAAACTGGCAGGAGCACTGGTTTTTGGATGGGGAGCTAGCCACAGTAGAGAACTCAGATCAGGGTATGCACTTCAGTGCCGGCCCCGTCAACAGAAATGATGCGCATCATGCGGTACTCTGGACAAAATCTTCTTTTCAGGGAGACCTCAAAATTGAATACAACTATACTCGCACCGATGATCAAAGTGTCAATGTCAACATTCTCTATATTCAGGCTACAGGTACCGGTGAAGGGCAGTTTGATAAGGACATTGCTGCGTGGCGTGACTACCGGAAGGTGCCGACTATGAGTAAGTATTATAACAATATGAACGCCATCCACATCAGCTATGCTGCCTTTCCGATGGTAAACTCAGAGCCAGAAAATGATTATATCAGGGTAAGGCGCTATCCCGCTACTGAAAAAATTAAGTTTGCGGATACTGAAGTACCTCCTGCTTATTTTAAGACAGGCTTGTTTAAGCCCGGCCTTACCTATCATCTTAGCTGGCTTAAGACCGAAGATCAACTTACACTGGAGGTATCAGGGCCGGAAGAAAGCATTCAATATCAATGGGACTTAAGCGATTTTCCTCCCATCAGCGAAGGGCGAATTGGCCTGCGGCATATGTTCACCAGGGCGGCTCGCTACAGTGATTTTAAAGTATATACAAAAAAGTAAATCAGAATAGAATATGAAAAGATTAGCTACCCTATCATTAATCACACTATTAATTATCAATCTATCCTGTCAGAAAAAAGCTGAGCAAGAAACCAGAGAAGAAAGCACTGAGGCTGAAATAAAGTCACCGGCTGACGATGAGCGCATGGGCTGGTGGAGAGATGCCGGCTTTGGCATGTTCATCCACTGGGGATTATATGCTATTCCGGGAGGCATATACAAAGGAGATACCGTACGGGGCAATGCCGAATGGATTATGGACAAGCTTGATATTCCGGTAAGCGAGTATGAGCAATTTGCCAGTCAGTTCAATCCGCAGAAATTTGATGCGGATGAATGGGTGAGCATCGCAAAAAACGCAGGCATGAAGTACATTGTGATCACTTCCAAACACCATGAAGGCTTTGCCCTCTGGGACTCTGAAGTGACTGACTATGATGTCATGGACGCTACGCCCTACAAGCGGGATATTCTGGCCGAGCTGGCCGATGCATGCCGAAAGCAGGACATCAAACTGTGTTTTTACTACTCAATTGTGGACTGGCACCATCCTCAGGCGCAGGCACCTTTGTATCCCGACTATAATGCCGGGCAGAGTGACTCTACAGTGTACAACCCTGACTTTCCCAAGTACTTTGAAAACTACCTGAAACCGCAAGTCAGAGAGCTGCTGACAAAATACGGGGATGTAGGAGTAGTTTGGTTTGATGGAGACTGGATTCCCGATTATACCACCGAAATGGGTAAAGAGCTGTACACTTTTATCCGTGAAATACAGCCCGATGCTATTGTAAACAACCGGGTAGACAAAGGTCGTATGGGCATGTCAGGGATGAACAAAGAAGGAAGCTTTGTGGGCGATTTTGGCACGCCCGAAAAAGAAATTCCCGATACCGGTATAGAGGGTGTAGACTGGGAGTCTTGCCTGACTATGAACAATAGCTGGGGCTTTAAGTCGGTAGATCACAACTGGAAGAGTGAAGAGAACCTGATCCAAAGCCTGGTGGAGATTGTATCCAAAGGCGGCAATCTTCTACTTAATGTAGGTCCCACTGCCGAAGGGGAAATTCCGCAGCCTAGTGTAGAACGTTTACAGGCGATGGGGACATGGCTTGAGATAAATGGCGAAGCTATCTATGGAGCAGCGGCCAGCCCGTATAAAAAGCCGGACTGGGGCAGATACACCGCCAAAGAAGGGGCGATTTATGCGCATGTATTTGACTGGCCTGCTGAGGGAGAACTGAAGCTTCATCCCGAGATTAAAGCCAGAATCGCCTCTTTCCTCTCCGACACCTCCCAGCCATTGGAGTATGAATCAGCTGAGACAGTAATTCAGCTACCCGACACACCCCTGGACGAGGCTGTATCTGTCATTAAAATTGAGTTGGATCAATAAGCTTGCAGTCAAAAAAATGTTTCACCTCATAGGTCTGCTGATCATCACTGCTTGCTTTTTCTGCCTGCCAACCTATTCAGCTTATTGCTGAGCAGACCTTTGTATATTGAAACGTACTATATTTTCCATATACTACGAGCGTGAATCATGTATAACATTAGTATGGAAACAAGAAAAATGATAAAGCCTTATTGCCTATGGGGGGCGTTGGTCATCGCTATTATAACAAGTTATGACGCCATAAGTGCACCACAGCAAGACGTTCCGCATCCCAGAATTTATACCACGGATCAAAATAAGGAGGATTTTCTGAAGTCTATTGCTGCCACAGGCTGGAAGCATGAACTGGTAGAAAGAAAAAAGGCAAAGCTGGAAAAATACATCAAGCTGGTACAAGAGGATTCTAGCTGGCTGGTTTCACGCTTACAAATGAACTGGAAAACCAAACATGATGAGGTGTATCTGCGGGGAGGAAATTTTTCACATTCAGCAGGACAGGCACCGGTGCCCACCGTACGATACTCAGGCACACGAGACTGGGCCACTGATTACCGTTCGCCCAGCTTGGAAGAAGTTCAACCCTACTTTGACGATGAGCGGGGGATGTATTTACAGCGGAAGGACGATCAGACGAGGGAGTGGGTAAAGCCATCGGAGACAGGTCATATCATTGAAGGTATTAACGATCGGATTATGGCGCTGGCGGCGGATGCCGCTTTCCTGTATTGGCTGACGGACGAGGAAAAGTATGCGGAGCTGGCCGCGCCGGTGTTCTTTCAGTACATTGAGGGCATGTACTACCGTAACCCTCCGGTGGTGATTGATGAGTCTAGTCAGAAAGGTCTTTCCGGACTTGCTACTTTTGAGGTGATTCATGAAAGGATAGTAGTATCTCTGGCAGTGACCTATGATTTCCTTTATGATTATTTCCAAAAGCAGGAGCGGAACCTGGCGCATACCCAGGCGGTATTTCAAAAGTGGGGAGATCAGATTATTACCTATGGTGTGCCCGACAACAACTGGAATTTGTTTCAAGCCCGCTTTCTGACATATATCGCTCTTGTGCTGGAAGATGATCTTACTTATGAAAACGGAAAAGGCCGTCAGTATTACCTGAAAAACACCTTTGATCAGTCTTCGGAACGCCAGATTGCCCTAAAGGAGTCGATGCTTATCTATGATCAGGAGAATGGAATATGGCCGGAGTCTCCTTCTTACTCCATGCACGTTACCACGACACTGCTTGAGATATTAACCCTGCTCGATAATTTTACCCATGCCAATGAGTTAGCCAATTTTCCGATTGTAGAAAAGGCGGCATTAGCGGCATTCCAATACCTGTTCCCTAACGGATATACGGTCGGATTTGGCGATTCGGGACATAAAACAGTACCTCCCGAAAACCTGGAGCTGCTCATCTCCAACTACCGCAAGTATGGGCAAAGCCACAAAGAAAAACACCTGGCGGGCTTGCTCAGTCAGCAGATAGAAAAAGGACTTTATGAGCGGGAGGCTGATAATTTGTTTGAACTGTTCTTTTATGTGGATGAACTGCCTGAGCTATCCGAACCGCTAACCGACGATGGGCTCATTACCCCTACCTTTTATGCGCCCAATGTGAGCCTTTTTATTCAACGCCAGGGTAGCGGCAACAATGCCATGATGATTTCTACAGTTGGTTCTTTTGGCAATCATGCCCACGCCAATGGTATTGCCATGGAGCTCTTTGCCAACAATTATGCTTTAGGGCCTGACATGGGGCGTGGAACAAGCTATTGGCACCCCGACTTTCGGGAATATTACTCCCAGTTTCCGGCCCATAATACAGTAGTGGTGGATGGTGCTTCTACCTATAGGTCTATGAGAAGCTATCAGCCCTTTACGCTGGAGCACAGCTTCCCCCTCTCAGGAAGCAAGCCGCTTTTTGAGAAGGTCAGCTTCGTTGATGTATCCTTCTTTGAACCAAAAACACGTTCCGATCAACAGCGGCTTACCGCCCTGATCCGCACTCCCTCCAACCAGAGTTATGCCCTGGATATCTTTCGTTCGGGCAAAGTTGAAGGGGGAGCTCAGCAACATGACTATTTCTACCATAACATTGGTCAGTCGCTAACGATCACTGATTGGGATAACTCACCGCTTGACCTAAAGCAGACCACCGAGCTGGGGTCAGAACATGGGGAACTGAAGGCATATGACTATTTCACCGATAAGAAAAAGGTAAGCACAGATGAGGATTTGAAGGCATTGTTTACCGTCCGGAGCGAAAATCAACCTGATCAGTTTATGCAGTTATGGGTGAAAGGAGAATCCGGTCAGCAAGTATTCAGCGTTAATGGTCCTGAGAGTAATGCGCTTTCAAGGGGTACTGCGCCACCGGAATTGATTGGGAAAGAGATACCAGCCCTGATGCTTAGGCGTCAGAAGTCAGCCTGGGAGAATCCGTTTGTCGTGCTGTTTAATCCTTACCGGAAGAGTGACCGCAATCCTATAGCCAGCGTGCATTTTGGTGGGGATGCGCTTGGGTCGCAACGTATCACCGTAGATTTGATGGATGAACAGCAGGACATCATTACCGTATGCAAGTCATCCGCAGCAATTATTGAAGATGAACAGCACTACCAGAAAGGCTTACTTTCGCTGGTACGAACAGCTAATGATACTGCTTTTGAATTTGTCTTTGTGGCAGGCATGAATGTTTTTAAGTGGAATGGCCTGGAGATCATTGCCACCGGCCAACCGGCCACGGTGAGTATTGAGCGTATAGGCAGTGAACTGTTAATACAAAATGACCAGCCAATTGTGCTTCGCTTGATGAAAAGCAGAGAATTTGAACCAAAAAG
Proteins encoded:
- a CDS encoding heparinase II/III family protein; translated protein: MKHRFLVLWLLSCLIFTSSLNAQESTYKLENPFSAAYLQRNLSKQLPRLVLNHKLEKNLRQKLKTDSVVQNLYQAIKLNAESVLELPIINLDIPMEERSQNNQLDISRDMLYRVNMLAMVYRMEKDQRMLDRINEEVIAACNFPSWNPKHFLDVGEMALAIAIAIDWTAGDLPQSTIELAKKSLIEKGIKPSWPEGGDHSHWAYGTSNWNQVCNGGMVAASIAIAEVEPELAAKTIHRAIEGMQHALDSYGPDGVYPEGATYWRYGTSFTVVSAAMFESAFGTDFGIYAYPAFKESAIFKKLCMAPSGMFYNFGDCGESGSANGDMTLAWFASKTGNKSFFDAHLFMNEPETMGELSRLAGISLVWIAQYEEKGELALPTEWKGDGPNPVVFFSGGEDDPNQYYFGGKGGKGDMSHGNLDAGSFVFELYGERWSIDLGKFHHYGVVERTGFDLWSRCQDCDRWKLINTNNLGHSTISVDNKLHAVDGKSSIIDFKAGERPEATLDMSPTFEGQLKSAYRKFVKDGPLSLLIEDNIEVLEETEWVTWQLMTQADIELFAGGAILRQGGKKLKLEILSHPEFTPSVVSLNPPPLSLDLKKEGLKKLEIKFPAWAIKDDELNISVRLSGMD
- a CDS encoding heparinase II/III domain-containing protein, with the protein product METRKMIKPYCLWGALVIAIITSYDAISAPQQDVPHPRIYTTDQNKEDFLKSIAATGWKHELVERKKAKLEKYIKLVQEDSSWLVSRLQMNWKTKHDEVYLRGGNFSHSAGQAPVPTVRYSGTRDWATDYRSPSLEEVQPYFDDERGMYLQRKDDQTREWVKPSETGHIIEGINDRIMALAADAAFLYWLTDEEKYAELAAPVFFQYIEGMYYRNPPVVIDESSQKGLSGLATFEVIHERIVVSLAVTYDFLYDYFQKQERNLAHTQAVFQKWGDQIITYGVPDNNWNLFQARFLTYIALVLEDDLTYENGKGRQYYLKNTFDQSSERQIALKESMLIYDQENGIWPESPSYSMHVTTTLLEILTLLDNFTHANELANFPIVEKAALAAFQYLFPNGYTVGFGDSGHKTVPPENLELLISNYRKYGQSHKEKHLAGLLSQQIEKGLYEREADNLFELFFYVDELPELSEPLTDDGLITPTFYAPNVSLFIQRQGSGNNAMMISTVGSFGNHAHANGIAMELFANNYALGPDMGRGTSYWHPDFREYYSQFPAHNTVVVDGASTYRSMRSYQPFTLEHSFPLSGSKPLFEKVSFVDVSFFEPKTRSDQQRLTALIRTPSNQSYALDIFRSGKVEGGAQQHDYFYHNIGQSLTITDWDNSPLDLKQTTELGSEHGELKAYDYFTDKKKVSTDEDLKALFTVRSENQPDQFMQLWVKGESGQQVFSVNGPESNALSRGTAPPELIGKEIPALMLRRQKSAWENPFVVLFNPYRKSDRNPIASVHFGGDALGSQRITVDLMDEQQDIITVCKSSAAIIEDEQHYQKGLLSLVRTANDTAFEFVFVAGMNVFKWNGLEIIATGQPATVSIERIGSELLIQNDQPIVLRLMKSREFEPKSLVVYDNEQASETKQGVVSRDHPEQLEFRLAQPYEKVKIVK
- a CDS encoding alpha-L-fucosidase, encoding MKRLATLSLITLLIINLSCQKKAEQETREESTEAEIKSPADDERMGWWRDAGFGMFIHWGLYAIPGGIYKGDTVRGNAEWIMDKLDIPVSEYEQFASQFNPQKFDADEWVSIAKNAGMKYIVITSKHHEGFALWDSEVTDYDVMDATPYKRDILAELADACRKQDIKLCFYYSIVDWHHPQAQAPLYPDYNAGQSDSTVYNPDFPKYFENYLKPQVRELLTKYGDVGVVWFDGDWIPDYTTEMGKELYTFIREIQPDAIVNNRVDKGRMGMSGMNKEGSFVGDFGTPEKEIPDTGIEGVDWESCLTMNNSWGFKSVDHNWKSEENLIQSLVEIVSKGGNLLLNVGPTAEGEIPQPSVERLQAMGTWLEINGEAIYGAAASPYKKPDWGRYTAKEGAIYAHVFDWPAEGELKLHPEIKARIASFLSDTSQPLEYESAETVIQLPDTPLDEAVSVIKIELDQ
- a CDS encoding DUF1961 family protein translates to MPALVKGQEEFVVHGDSSDWNLVFSDPGTENWQEHWFLDGELATVENSDQGMHFSAGPVNRNDAHHAVLWTKSSFQGDLKIEYNYTRTDDQSVNVNILYIQATGTGEGQFDKDIAAWRDYRKVPTMSKYYNNMNAIHISYAAFPMVNSEPENDYIRVRRYPATEKIKFADTEVPPAYFKTGLFKPGLTYHLSWLKTEDQLTLEVSGPEESIQYQWDLSDFPPISEGRIGLRHMFTRAARYSDFKVYTKK